Proteins encoded in a region of the Populus nigra chromosome 3, ddPopNigr1.1, whole genome shotgun sequence genome:
- the LOC133688907 gene encoding pentatricopeptide repeat-containing protein At4g33170-like — protein MMVPELVGFLIHQCSKTKALRQGLPLHAIAIKTATRSDVIVSNHILNLYAKCRKLREARQVFDEMSERNLVSWSAMISGYEHIGEPILALGLFSKLNIVPNEYVYASVISACASLKGLVQGKQIHGQALKFGLDSVSFVSNALITMYMKCGKCSDALLAYNEALELNPVAYNALITGFVENQQPDKGFEVLRMMYQDGFFPDRFTFVGLLGTCNSRDDLKRGELLHCQTIKLKLNSTAFIGNLIITMYSKLNFLEEAEKAFRSIEEKDLISWNTFISSCSHCNDHEKALEAFKEMLNECHVRPDEFTFASALAACSGLASMCNGKQIHGHLIRTRLYQDVGAGNALINMYAKCGCIAKAYYIFSKMEHQNLVSWNTMIAGFGNHGFGGKAFELFAKMKTMGVKPDSVTFVGLLTASNHAGLVDEGLVYFNSMEETYGISPEIEHFSCLIDLLGRAGRLNEAKEYMKKFPFGHDTVVLGSLLSACRLHGDVDTGKCFARQLLKLQPVTTSPYVLLSNLYASDEMWDGVAEAWKLLKGSGLKKEPGHSLIEVKGTFEKFTVVDFSHSRIEEIMDMLKTLRWAAIEV, from the coding sequence ATGATGGTCCCAGAACTGGTTGGATTCTTAATACACCAATGTTCAAAAACCAAGGCTCTAAGACAAGGTCTCCCGCTTCACGCAATAGCTATAAAAACAGCAACAAGGTCTGATGTTATTGTCTCTAACCACATCCTCAACTTGTATGCAAAATGTCGCAAACTAAGGGAAGCACGCCAGGTGTTCGATGAAATGTCTGAAAGGAATCTTGTTTCATGGTCAGCTATGATTTCTGGTTATGAACACATTGGAGAGCCCATTTTGGCACTTGGGTTGTTTTCAAAATTGAATATTGTGCCTAATGAGTACGTATATGCCAGTGTTATTAGTGCTTGTGCTAGTTTAAAGGGACTAGTTCAAGGAAAGCAAATTCATGGTCAAGCATTGAAATTTGGGCTTGATTCCGTTTCTTTTGTTTCTAATGCACTTATTACAATGTATATGAAGTGTGGTAAGTGCAGTGATGCATTGTTGGCTTATAATGAGGCATTAGAGCTTAATCCTGTTGCTTATAATGCTTTGATTACTGGGTTTGTTGAGAATCAACAGCCTGACAAGGGTTTTGAAGTGCTTAGAATGATGTATCAAGATGGTTTTTTTCCTGATAGGTTTACTTTTGTTGGGCTGTTGGGGACTTGTAATAGTCGTGATGATTTGAAAAGAGGGGAACTTTTGCATTGTCAAACTATAAAGCTTAAACTTAACTCTACTGCATTTATTGGTAATTTGATAATCACAATGTACTCaaagttgaattttttagaaGAAGCAGAGAAAGCTTTTAGATCAATTGAAGAGAAAGATCTCATTTCATGGAATACTTTTATAAGCTCTTGTTCTCATTGTAATGACCATGAGAAAGCTTTGGAAGCTTTTAAAGAGATGTTAAATGAATGTCACGTGAGGCCCGATGAATTTACTTTTGCTAGTGCTCTTGCCGCCTGTTCTGGTCTTGCGTCAATGTGCAATGGAAAGCAGATTCATGGTCATTTAATCAGGACAAGGTTGTATCAAGATGTTGGTGCTGGTAACGCCCTTATAAACATGTATGCTAAATGTGGTTGCATCGCAAAGGCTTATTATATATTCAGCAAGATGGAGCATCAAAATCTTGTTTCGTGGAATACCATGATTGCTGGATTTGGAAATCATGGATTTGGAGGGAAGGCATTTGAACTTTTTGCTAAGATGAAGACAATGGGAGTAAAGCCAGATTCTGTAACTTTTGTTGGACTTCTAACAGCTTCCAATCATGCAGGGCTGGTGGACGAGGGGCTAGTCTATTTCAATTCTATGGAAGAAACTTATGGGATTTCTCCTGAAATTGAGCATTTTTCTTGTCTCATTGATTTATTGGGACGAGCTGGGAGATTAAACGAGGCAAAAGagtacatgaagaaatttcCTTTTGGGCATGATACTGTTGTTTTAGGTAGCTTGCTGTCTGCATGTCGGTTGCATGGAGATGTTGACACTGGGAAATGTTTTGCTAGACAACTTCTGAAACTTCAGCCAGTGACAACATCACCCTATGTTTTGTTATCAAACTTGTATGCTTCAGATGAAATGTGGGATGGTGTTGCAGAGGCCTGGAAGCTGTTGAAGGGCAGTGGATTGAAGAAGGAGCCTGGCCATAGTCTGATTGAAGTGAAGGGGACTTTTGAAAAGTTTACTGTAGTGGATTTTTCACATTCAAGGATTGAAGAGATTATGGACATGCTCAAAACTTTAAGGTGGGCAGCAATTGAAGTTTAG